The Cryptomeria japonica unplaced genomic scaffold, Sugi_1.0 HiC_scaffold_899, whole genome shotgun sequence genome includes a window with the following:
- the LOC131872937 gene encoding expansin-B3-like, which produces MITRRVLLLGLTILVIYTTVSLAGSKDEQGWQPATATWYGPPEGDGSTGGACGFGDLVDKVPYKTKVSAGNLPVWKNGKGCGSCYKVKCSEDICSGEAVPLIITDECPGCSTDQVWFDLSGSAFGRMAVPGQADALRNKGKIKVLYERTKCMYPGWNLAFRVNEGSSEYYFSVLIMYEGGDGDVASVKLKQAGSSTWTEMQQSWGAIWSLTGVGPIKAPFSLSLTSLSTAKTVTAMDVIPSSWYPTATYTSSLQLFYFTSNETSF; this is translated from the exons ATGATTACAAGACGGGTTTTGTTGTTAGGACTAACCATTTTAGTAATATATACAACAGTAAGTTTGGCCGGCAGCAAGGATGAACAAGGATGGCAACCTGCTACGGCTACCTGGTATGGCCCTCCAGAAGGAGATGGAAGCACAG GTGGTGCATGTGGATTTGGTGATCTTGTGGATAAGGTACCATATAAAACGAAAGTGAGCGCAGGAAATCTCCCCGTGTGGAAAaatggaaaaggttgtggatcatGCTACAAG GTAAAATGTAGCGAGGACATATGCTCGGGAGAGGCAGTGCCATTGATAATAACGGATGAATGCCCAGGGTGCTCCACAGATCAAGTGTGGTTTGATCTCAGCGGATCAGCCTTTGGTCGTATGGCCGTGCCCGGCCAGGCTGACGCCCTTCGTAATAAGGGAAAGATCAAAGTGCTTTACGAAAG GACAAAATGCATGTATCCAGGGTGGAACTTGGCTTTCAGGGTAAACGAGGGATCCAGTGAGTATTATTTCTCCGTACTCATTATGTACGAAGGGGGTGATGGAGATGTGGCAAGCGTCAAACTAAAACAg GCTGGATCAAGCACTTGGACGGAAATGCAGCAGTCATGGGGAGCAATATGGTCCTTAACTGGAGTTGGTCCAATCAAGGCGCCATTCTCTTTATCTTTAACATCACTCTCAACCGCAAAAACAGTGACTGCAATGGATGTCATACCCAGCAGTTGGTACCCAACTGCCACTTACACATCATCCCTCCAACTCTTTTACTTCACTTCTAATGAGACTTCATTTTGA